One window from the genome of Magnolia sinica isolate HGM2019 chromosome 4, MsV1, whole genome shotgun sequence encodes:
- the LOC131244224 gene encoding serine/threonine-protein kinase BLUS1-like — translation MAYSLNCNGYLIFQQINTGVSTIVYKATCLNLKSVVVIKAFNGKITDKKEDIDLCSWTIDYLSYTNFLKPNCFFRVDNKIWVVMPFMSYHSLRSISSSFPKGISETYISIILKETLRALSYLHSEGVVHRDIKADNIFFDSNGSVKLAYFGESAAHYQEISSYSVSFLSSFNDLNGMPYWMTPEVIYSTVEDRFMSNDVMSDIWIFSITALELAHGCPLLSHRPSS, via the coding sequence ATGGCCTATTCTCTCAACTGCAACGGTTATCTTATCTTCCAACAGATCAACACTGGCGTCAGCACCATCGTCTACAaggccacctgcttgaatctCAAATCGGTGGTCGTGATCAAGGCCTTCAATGGAAAGATCACAGACAAGAAGGAAGATATCGATTTATGTTCCTGGACGATTGATTACCTCTCTTATACCAATTTCTTAAAACCCAACTGCTTCTTTAGAGTCGATAACAAAATTTGGGTGGTTATGCCATTCATGTCCTATCACTCACTTCGCTCCATCTCCTCTTCTTTTCCTAAGGGCATTTCTGAGACATACATCTCTATTATCTTAAAAGAAACCCTACGTGCGCTTTCCTACCTCCATAGCGAGGGCGTTGTCCACCGTGATATCAAGGCAGATAATATCTTCTTTGATTCCAATGGCTCTGTCAAGCTTGCCTATTTTGGCGAATCTGCAGCCCATTATCAAGAGATATCATCCTACTCCGTATCGTTTCTCTCGTCATTCAACGACCTCAATGGGATGCCGTACTGGATGACACCAGAAGTTATATACTCAACGGTTGAAGACAGGTTCATGTCTAACGACGTCATGTCAGACATATGGATTTTCAGCATCACTGCATTGGAGCTGGCACATGGCTGCCCGCTGCTCTCCCATCGCCCGTCCTCTTAA